The following coding sequences are from one Saprospiraceae bacterium window:
- a CDS encoding rhomboid family intramembrane serine protease codes for MFQITDAVKHLLFINIILFFASLSLMADFKHQLYLFYPGSPMFQPWQVITHMFMHGSTNHLLFNMLSLFFIGPLMEQSLGTKKFTIYYLACGLGGAMLHILSKFVLIHFMGSEAEIHIPVVGASGAINGLFIGLAYLYPNLPMSLLFIPIPVKAKYLAIFFLAGDLIWGLSGYHTGIAHYAHLGGAFMGFLLLYFWRARP; via the coding sequence ATGTTTCAAATTACAGACGCTGTCAAACACCTGTTGTTTATCAATATCATTCTTTTTTTTGCTTCTTTAAGTTTGATGGCCGATTTCAAACACCAGCTTTATCTCTTTTATCCCGGGAGCCCAATGTTTCAACCCTGGCAGGTGATTACGCATATGTTTATGCACGGAAGTACGAATCACCTTTTGTTTAATATGCTTTCCTTATTTTTCATTGGGCCGTTAATGGAACAAAGTCTTGGGACTAAAAAATTTACAATCTATTATTTGGCTTGCGGATTAGGTGGAGCCATGCTTCATATCTTATCAAAATTTGTGCTTATTCATTTTATGGGATCCGAAGCAGAGATCCATATTCCGGTTGTTGGTGCATCAGGTGCTATCAATGGATTGTTTATAGGATTGGCCTACCTTTATCCCAATCTTCCGATGAGCCTATTGTTTATCCCCATTCCTGTAAAAGCAAAATATCTGGCGATCTTTTTTCTGGCAGGTGATTTGATTTGGGGTTTGAGTGGATATCATACCGGTATTGCACATTATGCGCATTTAGGAGGTGCATTCATGGGATTTTTATTATTGTATTTTTGGCGCGCACGACCATAA